One stretch of Streptomyces hygroscopicus DNA includes these proteins:
- a CDS encoding histidine kinase has translation MGAPQARQGRGDASADPEPRGGTDRGSSPQRAQGSSGRTLGDQSPEAGTQSATRISTPSGGGDAERPAKPKTPGPTGPGNRMALRNWRISTRLVSLLTLPVVAATTLGALRIEGSLDNIQQLDQMKLLTKMTQQATQLASALQEERDKSAGPLAGKGNDKDDRVVSTREDTNRAITAFREATHQIDPGDQSLAGVQSTLVNIDRQLGKINEVRDTAYDNSQYYSLTVQNYNELINSLLLLSQDMAQATSNRAMINNTRALATFSSAKEYASIQRALISAALADPKGADFSANDRRFARTAVDKENEALGRFKQIRQGNSEDLLEPLDSRPDIKAATMYADRAVRDPEGLKAEKRTDLDWYDQDSIKIEEMGKIEQTLLSEMQQKARELRDSAQQDAILNGALILLVLGVSLVGAFVVARSMVRSLRRLQDTAQEVSQKRLPELVKQLSEADPQDVDTSVESVGVHSRDEIGKVAAAFDDVHREAVRLAAEQALLRGNVNAMFTNLSRRSQGLIQRQLSLISELESREADPDQLSSLFKLDHLATRMRRNGENLLVLAGEEPGRRWTRPVPLVDVLRAAASEVEQYERIELSSVPATEVAGRVVNDLVHLLAELLENATSFSSPQTKVKVTGHALPDGRVLVEIHDTGIGLSPEDLAAINERLASPPTVDVSVSRRMGLFVVGRLSLRHGIRIQLRPSDSGGTTALVMLPVDVAQGGRKPAPQAAGGKSGQGAPAVGGGQGNGSAGLLGSAPSRRQVPGSGSRTALPGNSGSGLPTRPVGAGAGPAGGAPAGGTNFFEGGRPPGPRSNAPAGPGGPGGQSGPAGQSGPGGQGGPGAPSGRPPLPQRNDGPTVAPPTGAPARADGGDQGGRPQLPTRGPAPELPAPAQPGTSWGARAAAGEDDWPSTPRDAVDTPRGHEEYDSTGQFARPDLGGSGDRRDPFGNRGPGDTGELPQLSDSPNLFEPRRGANGPQGGQGPADTGQFNRPDYGRGPGDTGEFARPELGQGPGDTGEYAQPRFEDAAPRGGHGPGDTGEFPRPNMGGGPGDTGEYPRPNMGDTGEYARPDMGGTGEYPLPQGPQGQPSGRPNDPLPPAGPGDGRTPIFDTIESSWHFDQAEDPGISGPQGGGRSYPPAPSAPEPTPGRPASAVPPPSAHEPLPAARGMGDFAGAQDTGDFAGSGAAAGPGTNGAGLNGRSTGSHWRTSPHNDERWRRAEQVREPAAGGITSSGLPRRVPRANLVEGAAHQPQPDQAGPQVSRAPDDVRGRLTNLRRGIQQGRRAGTGLGDDHDRGIGPTYQQER, from the coding sequence ATGGGGGCTCCCCAGGCCCGCCAGGGCCGAGGGGATGCTTCGGCGGACCCGGAGCCGCGTGGCGGGACCGACCGCGGCTCCTCGCCCCAGCGCGCCCAGGGGAGCAGCGGCAGGACCCTGGGTGATCAGAGCCCCGAGGCCGGCACGCAGAGCGCTACCCGGATCAGTACGCCCAGTGGCGGCGGAGACGCGGAGCGGCCGGCCAAGCCGAAGACCCCCGGCCCCACCGGGCCCGGCAATCGCATGGCCCTGCGCAACTGGCGCATCAGCACCCGACTGGTCTCCCTGCTCACGCTCCCGGTGGTCGCGGCGACCACCCTGGGGGCGCTGCGCATCGAGGGCTCGCTGGACAACATCCAGCAGCTCGATCAGATGAAGCTGCTCACCAAGATGACGCAGCAGGCCACCCAGCTGGCCAGCGCGCTCCAGGAGGAGCGCGACAAGTCGGCCGGTCCGCTGGCGGGCAAGGGCAACGACAAGGACGACCGGGTCGTCTCCACGCGTGAGGACACCAACCGCGCCATCACGGCCTTCCGCGAGGCCACCCACCAGATCGATCCCGGCGACCAGTCGCTGGCCGGTGTGCAGTCCACGCTCGTCAACATCGACCGTCAGCTCGGCAAGATCAACGAGGTCCGTGACACGGCCTATGACAACAGCCAGTACTACTCGCTGACGGTCCAGAACTACAACGAGCTGATCAACTCGCTGCTGCTGCTCTCCCAGGACATGGCGCAGGCGACCAGCAACCGCGCGATGATCAACAACACCCGCGCGCTCGCCACCTTCTCCTCGGCCAAGGAGTACGCCTCCATCCAGCGCGCGCTCATCAGCGCCGCGCTCGCCGACCCCAAGGGCGCCGACTTCTCCGCCAACGACCGCCGCTTCGCCAGGACCGCGGTGGACAAGGAGAACGAGGCGCTCGGCCGCTTCAAGCAGATCCGCCAGGGCAACTCCGAGGATCTGCTCGAACCGCTGGACAGCCGCCCCGACATCAAGGCGGCGACCATGTACGCCGACCGCGCGGTGCGCGACCCCGAGGGGCTGAAGGCGGAGAAGCGCACCGATCTGGACTGGTACGACCAGGACAGTATCAAGATCGAAGAGATGGGCAAGATCGAGCAGACGCTGCTCAGCGAGATGCAGCAGAAGGCTCGTGAGCTCCGCGACTCCGCCCAGCAGGACGCGATCCTCAACGGTGCGCTGATCCTCCTGGTCCTCGGCGTCTCCCTGGTCGGCGCCTTCGTCGTCGCCCGCTCCATGGTCCGCTCGCTGCGGCGCCTCCAGGACACCGCGCAGGAGGTCTCCCAGAAGCGGCTGCCCGAACTGGTCAAGCAGCTCTCCGAGGCCGATCCGCAGGATGTGGACACCTCCGTCGAGTCCGTCGGTGTGCACAGCCGGGACGAGATCGGAAAGGTGGCCGCGGCCTTCGACGACGTGCACCGCGAGGCGGTCCGGCTCGCCGCCGAGCAGGCGCTGCTGCGGGGCAACGTCAACGCGATGTTCACCAACCTCTCGCGCCGCAGCCAGGGCCTCATCCAGCGCCAGCTCTCGCTCATCTCCGAGCTGGAGAGCCGCGAGGCCGACCCGGACCAGCTCTCCTCGCTCTTCAAGCTGGACCACCTCGCCACTCGTATGCGCCGTAACGGCGAGAACCTCCTGGTCCTCGCGGGCGAGGAGCCCGGCCGCCGGTGGACCCGGCCGGTGCCGCTGGTGGACGTGCTCCGCGCGGCCGCCTCCGAGGTGGAGCAGTACGAGCGCATCGAACTCAGCTCGGTCCCGGCGACCGAGGTCGCCGGCCGGGTCGTCAACGACCTCGTCCACCTGCTCGCCGAGCTGCTGGAGAACGCCACCTCCTTCTCCTCGCCGCAGACCAAGGTCAAGGTCACCGGTCATGCGCTGCCCGACGGGCGGGTGCTGGTCGAGATCCACGACACCGGTATCGGGCTCTCGCCCGAGGACCTGGCGGCGATCAACGAGCGGCTGGCCTCCCCGCCCACGGTCGATGTGTCGGTGTCCCGGCGCATGGGTCTGTTCGTGGTCGGCCGGCTGTCGCTGCGTCACGGCATCCGCATCCAGCTCCGGCCGTCCGACTCGGGCGGTACGACGGCGCTGGTCATGCTGCCGGTCGATGTCGCCCAGGGCGGCCGGAAGCCGGCGCCGCAGGCCGCCGGCGGCAAGTCGGGCCAGGGTGCGCCGGCCGTCGGTGGCGGCCAGGGCAACGGCTCGGCGGGGCTGCTCGGCTCGGCGCCCTCACGGCGCCAGGTCCCGGGCTCGGGTTCGCGCACCGCGCTGCCGGGCAACAGCGGCAGCGGACTGCCGACCCGGCCGGTCGGCGCCGGTGCGGGCCCCGCGGGCGGCGCCCCGGCCGGCGGCACCAACTTCTTCGAGGGCGGGCGGCCTCCGGGCCCCCGGAGCAACGCCCCCGCGGGCCCCGGCGGCCCCGGTGGTCAGAGTGGCCCCGCTGGTCAGAGTGGCCCCGGTGGTCAGGGTGGCCCCGGCGCCCCCTCCGGACGTCCCCCGCTTCCGCAGCGCAACGACGGCCCGACCGTCGCTCCGCCGACCGGCGCCCCGGCCCGTGCCGACGGAGGCGACCAGGGCGGCCGTCCGCAGCTGCCCACCCGCGGCCCCGCGCCCGAGCTTCCGGCCCCGGCCCAGCCGGGCACCAGTTGGGGCGCGCGCGCCGCGGCCGGCGAGGACGACTGGCCGAGCACGCCGCGCGACGCGGTGGACACCCCGCGCGGGCATGAGGAGTACGACTCCACGGGCCAGTTCGCCCGTCCGGACCTCGGCGGCTCCGGGGACCGGCGCGACCCGTTCGGCAACCGCGGCCCCGGCGACACCGGCGAGCTGCCGCAGCTGAGCGACAGCCCCAACCTGTTCGAGCCGCGCCGCGGGGCCAATGGACCGCAGGGCGGCCAGGGACCGGCCGACACCGGCCAGTTCAACCGGCCCGACTACGGCCGCGGCCCCGGTGACACCGGCGAGTTCGCCCGTCCGGAGCTCGGCCAGGGCCCGGGTGACACCGGTGAGTACGCCCAGCCCCGGTTCGAGGACGCCGCCCCGCGCGGCGGACACGGCCCCGGGGACACGGGCGAGTTCCCGCGTCCGAACATGGGTGGCGGTCCGGGCGACACCGGCGAGTACCCCCGCCCGAACATGGGCGACACCGGCGAGTACGCCCGCCCCGACATGGGTGGCACCGGTGAGTACCCGCTGCCCCAGGGTCCCCAGGGCCAGCCCAGTGGGCGTCCGAACGATCCGCTGCCGCCCGCCGGACCCGGCGACGGCCGTACCCCGATCTTCGACACCATCGAGTCGTCCTGGCATTTCGACCAGGCCGAGGACCCGGGCATATCGGGCCCCCAGGGCGGTGGCCGGTCGTACCCGCCCGCGCCTTCCGCCCCCGAGCCCACCCCCGGTCGGCCCGCCTCCGCCGTACCGCCGCCCTCGGCCCACGAGCCGCTTCCGGCGGCCCGAGGCATGGGCGACTTCGCCGGTGCCCAGGACACGGGCGACTTCGCCGGATCGGGCGCCGCGGCGGGCCCCGGCACCAACGGGGCCGGGCTCAACGGCCGGAGCACGGGTTCCCACTGGCGTACGTCGCCCCACAACGACGAGCGCTGGCGCCGCGCCGAGCAGGTCCGCGAACCGGCGGCCGGCGGTATCACGTCGTCCGGGTTGCCACGGCGGGTGCCGCGCGCAAACCTCGTGGAGGGTGCCGCACACCAGCCGCAGCCCGACCAGGCTGGGCCGCAGGTGTCCCGCGCGCCCGATGATGTACGCGGCAGGCTGACCAATCTCCGCCGTGGAATTCAGCAGGGTCGCCGGGCCGGTACCGGACTCGGCGACGACCATGATCGCGGCATTGGCCCGACTTACCAGCAGGAGCGTTAG
- a CDS encoding ATP-binding protein: MDFASSSGAPPARATTSAKIVVAGGFGVGKTTFVGAVSEINPLRTEAVMTSASAGIDDLSHVQDKTTTTVAMDFGRITLDDDLILYLFGTPGQDRFWFMWDDLVRGAIGAVVLVDTRRLADCFPAVDYFENSGLPFVIALNGFEGQQPYNPEEVREALQIGPDTPIITTDARHRTEAKSALITLVEHALMARLK, from the coding sequence GTGGACTTCGCAAGCTCTAGCGGCGCTCCCCCCGCCCGCGCGACCACCTCGGCGAAGATCGTGGTGGCGGGCGGCTTCGGCGTGGGCAAGACCACGTTCGTCGGCGCGGTCTCGGAGATCAACCCGCTGCGCACCGAAGCCGTGATGACCTCCGCCTCGGCGGGGATCGACGATCTGAGCCATGTCCAGGACAAGACCACGACGACCGTGGCGATGGACTTCGGCCGCATCACGCTCGACGACGATCTCATCCTGTACCTGTTCGGCACGCCGGGTCAGGACCGCTTCTGGTTCATGTGGGACGACCTGGTGCGCGGCGCGATCGGCGCCGTGGTGCTGGTCGACACCCGCCGGCTCGCCGACTGCTTCCCCGCCGTCGACTACTTCGAGAACTCCGGGCTGCCCTTCGTCATCGCCCTCAACGGCTTCGAGGGCCAGCAGCCCTACAACCCCGAAGAGGTCCGCGAGGCTCTGCAGATCGGCCCGGACACCCCCATCATCACCACGGACGCGCGCCACCGCACCGAGGCCAAGAGCGCGCTCATCACCCTGGTCGAGCATGCGCTGATGGCCCGGCTCAAGTAG
- a CDS encoding glutamyl-tRNA synthetase: MASASPSAPVRVRFCPSPTGNPHVGLVRTALFNWAFARHHGGTLVFRIEDTDAARDSEESYTQLLDAMRWLGFDWDEGPEVGGPHAPYRQSQRMDLYREVADKLLEAGHAYRCYCTAEELEERREAARKAGRPSGYDGTCRTLTAEQIAAYEAEGRVSIVRFRMPDEPITFTDLVRGELTFTPENVSDYGIVRANGAPLYTLVNPVDDALMEITHVLRGEDLLSSTPRQIGLYRALAEIGVGSGAVPAFGHLPYVMGEGNKKLSKRDPQSSLNLYRERGFLPEGLLNYLSLLGWSLSSDRDVFSPAEMVEAFDISGVNANPARFDLKKAEAINADHIRLLDVKAFIEACEPWLKAPHAPWSPDAFDAAAFAALAPLAQTRLTVLSDITANMDFLFLDEPVQDEASWTKAMKPGADALLASVRTRLAEADWDAETLKAAVLAAGEEHGLKLGKAQAPLRVAVTGRTVGLPLFESLEVLGRERTLARVDAALAKLAG, from the coding sequence GTGGCTAGCGCATCCCCCTCCGCCCCCGTGCGAGTTCGTTTCTGTCCCTCGCCGACCGGCAACCCTCATGTGGGCCTGGTCCGCACGGCCCTGTTCAACTGGGCCTTCGCCCGTCACCACGGCGGCACCCTGGTGTTCCGCATCGAGGACACCGACGCCGCGCGCGACTCCGAGGAGTCCTACACGCAGCTCCTGGACGCCATGCGCTGGCTGGGCTTCGACTGGGACGAGGGCCCCGAGGTCGGCGGTCCGCACGCGCCTTACCGCCAGTCGCAGCGGATGGACCTCTACCGCGAGGTCGCGGACAAGCTGCTGGAGGCGGGCCACGCCTACCGCTGCTACTGCACCGCCGAGGAGCTGGAGGAGCGCCGCGAGGCGGCCCGCAAGGCCGGCCGGCCCTCCGGCTACGACGGCACCTGCCGCACCCTGACCGCCGAGCAGATCGCCGCGTACGAGGCGGAGGGACGCGTCTCGATCGTGCGCTTCCGGATGCCGGACGAGCCGATCACCTTCACCGACCTGGTGCGCGGTGAGCTGACCTTCACCCCCGAGAACGTCTCGGACTACGGCATCGTGCGGGCCAACGGCGCGCCCCTCTACACGCTCGTCAACCCCGTGGACGACGCGCTGATGGAGATCACGCATGTGCTGCGCGGCGAGGACCTGCTCTCCTCCACCCCGCGGCAGATCGGGCTCTACCGGGCGCTCGCCGAGATCGGTGTGGGCTCCGGTGCGGTGCCCGCCTTCGGCCATCTCCCGTACGTCATGGGCGAGGGCAACAAGAAGCTCTCCAAGCGCGATCCGCAGTCCTCGCTGAACCTCTACCGGGAGCGCGGCTTCCTCCCCGAGGGACTGCTCAACTACCTCTCCCTGCTGGGCTGGTCGCTCTCGTCCGACCGCGACGTCTTCTCGCCGGCGGAGATGGTCGAGGCGTTCGACATCTCGGGGGTGAACGCCAACCCGGCGCGTTTCGACCTCAAGAAGGCCGAGGCGATCAACGCGGACCACATCCGGCTGCTGGATGTGAAGGCGTTCATCGAGGCGTGCGAGCCCTGGCTGAAGGCCCCGCACGCGCCGTGGTCCCCGGACGCCTTCGACGCGGCCGCCTTCGCGGCGCTGGCCCCGCTGGCCCAGACCCGGCTGACGGTCCTGTCCGACATCACCGCGAACATGGACTTCCTCTTCCTCGATGAGCCGGTCCAGGACGAGGCGTCCTGGACCAAGGCCATGAAGCCGGGCGCGGACGCGCTGCTGGCCTCGGTCCGTACCCGGCTCGCCGAGGCGGACTGGGACGCCGAGACCCTGAAGGCCGCGGTCCTCGCGGCCGGTGAGGAGCACGGTCTCAAACTGGGCAAGGCCCAGGCCCCGCTGCGGGTCGCGGTCACCGGCCGCACGGTCGGGCTGCCGCTGTTCGAGTCCCTGGAGGTCCTGGGCCGCGAGCGCACGCTGGCCCGTGTGGACGCGGCGCTGGCGAAGCTGGCCGGATAG
- a CDS encoding dynein regulation protein LC7 → MSPMSQAAQNLNWLITNFVDNTPGVSHTVVVSADGLLLAMSEGFPRDRADQLAAVASGLTSLTAGASRIFEGGMVNQTVVEMERGFLFIMSISDGSSLAVLAHPECDIGLVGYEMALLVDRAGSVLTPDLRAELQGSLLN, encoded by the coding sequence TTGAGCCCGATGAGCCAGGCGGCGCAGAATCTGAACTGGTTGATCACGAACTTCGTGGACAACACCCCCGGGGTGTCCCACACGGTCGTGGTCTCCGCCGACGGACTCCTTCTGGCGATGTCCGAAGGCTTCCCCCGTGACCGAGCCGATCAATTGGCGGCGGTGGCTTCCGGCCTGACCTCGCTCACCGCCGGGGCCTCCCGCATCTTCGAAGGCGGCATGGTCAACCAGACCGTCGTCGAAATGGAACGAGGCTTTCTCTTCATCATGTCCATCTCCGACGGCTCCTCCCTCGCCGTGCTCGCACACCCCGAGTGCGACATCGGCCTCGTCGGCTACGAGATGGCCCTGCTGGTCGACCGCGCGGGCAGCGTCCTCACCCCCGACCTGCGTGCCGAGCTGCAGGGCAGCCTGTTGAACTGA
- a CDS encoding 2-hydroxyhepta-2,4-diene-1,7-dioate isomerase, giving the protein MRIARFSIDGNVAFGVVEGEPSDQDGPVIDIIKGHPFAEFERSGQKVPLSKVRLLPPVLPNKVVGIGRNYAEHAAELGNEVPDVPVVFFKPSTSVIGPGDPVTYPSFSSEVHYEAELAVVIGRMCREVPRERVKDVILGYTCGNDITARDAQRSEKQWARAKGFDTSCPLGPWVETDIDLTRAADLGIMCTVNGEQRQLGRTSEMVRPIEDLIVHITEAMTLLPGDVVLTGTPAGVGPLSVGDEVAVTIEGIGTLTNKVIKRG; this is encoded by the coding sequence GTGCGCATCGCCAGATTCTCCATCGACGGCAACGTCGCCTTCGGCGTGGTGGAGGGTGAGCCGTCCGATCAGGACGGCCCCGTCATCGACATCATCAAGGGCCACCCCTTCGCCGAATTCGAGCGCTCGGGTCAGAAGGTCCCGCTGAGCAAGGTCCGGCTGCTGCCGCCCGTCCTGCCGAACAAGGTCGTCGGAATCGGGCGCAACTACGCCGAGCACGCGGCGGAGCTGGGCAACGAGGTCCCCGACGTCCCGGTCGTCTTCTTCAAGCCGTCCACCTCGGTGATCGGCCCCGGCGACCCCGTCACGTATCCCTCCTTCTCCTCCGAGGTGCACTACGAGGCCGAGCTGGCCGTGGTGATCGGACGGATGTGCCGTGAGGTTCCGCGTGAGCGCGTCAAGGACGTCATCCTCGGCTACACCTGCGGCAACGACATCACGGCCCGCGACGCCCAGCGGAGCGAGAAGCAGTGGGCGCGGGCCAAGGGCTTCGACACCTCGTGTCCGCTGGGCCCCTGGGTGGAGACCGATATCGACCTGACGCGCGCCGCCGATCTCGGCATCATGTGCACCGTCAACGGCGAACAGCGTCAGCTCGGCCGGACGAGCGAGATGGTGCGCCCGATCGAGGATCTGATCGTGCACATCACCGAGGCGATGACGCTGCTCCCCGGCGACGTCGTACTCACCGGCACTCCGGCGGGCGTCGGCCCGCTCTCCGTCGGCGACGAGGTCGCCGTCACCATCGAAGGCATCGGCACTCTCACCAACAAGGTGATCAAGCGTGGCTAG
- a CDS encoding transcriptional regulator, translating to MRLAELSERSGVPTATIKYYLRERLLPPGERITATKSEYGEEHLRRLRLVRSLIQVGRMPVATAREVLAATEDESLSQKTQMGAAVWALPHGAEPDEDDPHAARAREQVDTVLRRMDWSHGQELGDTSPAYRMLVTAIASLDRLGYPHDTEHLLVHARLAGELAVADLDLVETYDTPPERIEAVVALTVLYEPVLLSLRRLAQTEESSRRFKE from the coding sequence ATGCGACTGGCGGAGCTCAGCGAGCGCAGCGGAGTGCCCACCGCGACGATCAAGTACTACCTGCGCGAGCGGCTGCTGCCGCCGGGAGAGCGGATCACCGCCACCAAGTCCGAGTACGGCGAGGAGCATCTGCGCCGACTGCGGCTGGTGCGCTCGCTGATCCAGGTCGGCCGGATGCCGGTGGCCACGGCGCGCGAGGTGCTGGCGGCCACCGAGGACGAGTCGCTCAGCCAGAAAACCCAGATGGGAGCCGCGGTCTGGGCACTGCCGCACGGCGCCGAGCCCGACGAGGACGATCCGCACGCGGCGCGGGCCAGGGAACAGGTGGACACCGTGCTGCGGCGGATGGACTGGTCCCACGGCCAGGAGCTGGGCGACACCTCCCCCGCCTACCGGATGCTGGTGACGGCCATCGCCTCGCTGGACCGCCTGGGATATCCCCATGACACCGAGCATCTGCTGGTGCATGCCCGGTTGGCGGGTGAACTGGCCGTCGCAGACCTGGACCTGGTGGAGACCTACGACACCCCGCCCGAGCGGATCGAGGCGGTGGTGGCGCTGACGGTGCTCTATGAGCCGGTGCTGCTCAGCCTGCGGCGGCTCGCGCAAACCGAGGAATCCAGCCGCCGCTTCAAGGAGTGA